In one window of Cellulophaga sp. HaHa_2_95 DNA:
- a CDS encoding CatA-like O-acetyltransferase, giving the protein MKFLDLDTWDRKEHFHFFNSFLDPYFSVTTKVDVTIAKAYAKEYSLSFFAVYLHACMRAINSVENFKYRIEADKVVIYDTIHASATILRPNKTFGFSFIQFSEELLTFINNLNREKERIFNSDSLFPPVNTLDCIYCSSMPWIPIQGHKEPLKGVKESVPKFAFGKAEESNGKFEMTVAASVNHALIDGYHLSLFFDKFQEFLNSYK; this is encoded by the coding sequence ATGAAGTTTTTAGATTTAGATACTTGGGATAGAAAAGAGCATTTTCATTTTTTTAATTCTTTTTTAGACCCATATTTCTCAGTAACAACAAAAGTAGATGTAACTATTGCCAAGGCTTATGCTAAAGAGTATAGTTTGTCTTTTTTTGCAGTCTATTTACATGCTTGCATGCGTGCGATAAATTCTGTTGAGAATTTTAAATATAGAATTGAAGCGGACAAAGTAGTAATCTATGATACCATACATGCTTCAGCTACAATTCTCAGACCTAATAAAACATTCGGCTTTTCTTTTATTCAATTTAGTGAAGAGCTCTTAACGTTCATCAATAATTTAAACAGAGAAAAAGAACGGATCTTTAATAGTGATTCATTGTTTCCACCAGTGAATACTTTAGATTGTATTTACTGCTCTTCAATGCCTTGGATTCCTATTCAGGGTCACAAAGAACCACTTAAAGGGGTAAAGGAATCTGTACCTAAATTTGCTTTTGGTAAAGCAGAAGAATCAAATGGGAAGTTTGAAATGACGGTAGCCGCAAGTGTTAACCATGCTTTAATAGACGGCTATCATTTAAGTCTATTCTTTGATAAATTTCAAGAATTTTTAAATTCATATAAATAA
- a CDS encoding HAD family hydrolase yields MEVKYDKIKVIGFDADDTLWVNETYFREAEEKFATLLEGYETKNTIDQDLFKMEIKNLELYGYGIKGFVLSMIESALELSNNKVQHQTLHKILDIGKEMISQPVELLPDVEEVLKQLSKKYRLIVLTKGDLLDQERKLERSKLSDYFHHVEVLSDKKESNYQNLLDHLEIDVKEFLMIGNSLKSDVLPLITIGAKAIHVPFHTTWQHEQVEDHETNGKEYQTISGLKELLKLV; encoded by the coding sequence ATGGAAGTAAAGTACGATAAAATAAAAGTTATTGGTTTTGATGCAGATGATACCCTTTGGGTGAATGAGACCTACTTTAGAGAAGCAGAAGAAAAATTTGCGACTCTTTTAGAAGGGTACGAAACTAAGAATACTATAGATCAGGATCTTTTTAAAATGGAGATTAAAAACCTCGAATTGTATGGGTATGGTATCAAAGGTTTTGTACTGTCTATGATAGAATCTGCCTTAGAATTATCAAATAATAAAGTGCAGCATCAAACCCTACATAAAATTTTAGATATAGGAAAAGAGATGATTTCTCAACCTGTAGAATTGTTGCCAGATGTAGAGGAAGTACTAAAGCAGTTATCAAAAAAGTACCGTTTAATTGTATTGACCAAAGGAGATTTGTTGGACCAAGAACGTAAATTAGAACGTTCTAAGTTGTCTGATTACTTTCATCATGTAGAAGTTTTAAGTGATAAAAAAGAATCGAACTACCAGAATCTTTTAGATCATTTAGAAATAGATGTAAAGGAGTTTTTGATGATAGGAAATTCGCTTAAGTCTGATGTATTGCCGCTTATTACTATTGGAGCAAAAGCAATACACGTTCCGTTTCATACAACTTGGCAACATGAACAAGTAGAAGATCATGAAACAAACGGAAAAGAATATCAAACAATTAGCGGACTTAAAGAGCTCCTGAAACTTGTGTAA